The following coding sequences lie in one Mycobacterium sp. DL440 genomic window:
- a CDS encoding DUF6285 domain-containing protein: MSNLYGRPSAAELVAAVAEFLDTEVRDSDTIAAAVKFQARVAANALRMVERELLASDTPAATASLAALTGLGFVDEAALAAAIRAGELDDRANDVTACLRVLVRQRLAAAHPGYDAP, encoded by the coding sequence GTGAGCAACCTGTACGGACGGCCGAGCGCGGCCGAACTGGTGGCCGCGGTCGCGGAGTTCCTCGATACCGAGGTGCGCGACAGCGACACGATTGCAGCCGCCGTGAAATTTCAGGCCCGCGTCGCCGCCAACGCCCTGCGCATGGTCGAACGCGAGCTGCTCGCCTCCGACACCCCCGCGGCCACCGCCTCGTTAGCGGCCCTGACCGGCCTCGGCTTCGTCGACGAGGCCGCGCTGGCGGCGGCGATCCGGGCCGGCGAACTCGACGACCGGGCCAACGATGTCACCGCCTGTCTGCGCGTACTGGTCCGTCAACGGCTTGCCGCCGCGCACCCGGGCTACGACGCGCCGTGA
- a CDS encoding phosphotransferase family protein has product MTEAGLLTPQLVDVLTPVLGADVAVENVRALTGGASRTTWSFDAVTDSTRRALILRTGAPDEVHAGMELEAAAQRAAARAGAPVPHVLVADDSVAALGDPFLICDFIGGETIVRRIQRMLDDAGRGRLLTQCAQALAAIHQAEPPALPGLVELDQVSQWREQLDEMGDTTATFEWVFRWLAANRPPVSPTRLVHGDFRMGNVIVDDSGLAAVLDWELVHLGEVYEDLAWFCIRAWRFGAPADLGAGGLGSIESFLNAYEEAGGLTLDRSAIRWWLVLATLRWGVICRYQAERHLSGQTRSVELATIGRRVCETEWDLLCLLDGSSW; this is encoded by the coding sequence GTGACGGAGGCCGGCCTGCTCACCCCGCAGCTGGTCGATGTCCTCACCCCGGTGCTGGGCGCCGATGTCGCCGTCGAGAATGTGCGCGCGCTGACCGGCGGAGCCAGCCGCACCACGTGGTCGTTCGATGCCGTCACGGACTCGACTCGGCGCGCGCTGATCCTGCGTACCGGCGCACCCGATGAGGTACACGCCGGGATGGAACTGGAGGCCGCCGCACAACGTGCGGCGGCCCGGGCCGGGGCGCCGGTCCCCCACGTGCTGGTCGCCGACGATTCCGTTGCCGCCCTGGGTGATCCCTTCCTGATCTGCGACTTCATCGGTGGCGAGACCATCGTGCGGCGCATCCAGCGCATGCTCGACGATGCCGGTCGGGGACGGCTGCTCACCCAGTGCGCGCAGGCGCTGGCCGCCATCCATCAAGCCGAGCCCCCGGCGCTGCCGGGCCTCGTGGAGCTGGACCAGGTGTCGCAGTGGCGTGAGCAACTCGACGAGATGGGCGATACGACAGCCACTTTCGAGTGGGTGTTTCGCTGGCTGGCTGCCAACCGGCCACCCGTGTCACCCACGCGGTTGGTGCACGGTGACTTCCGGATGGGCAACGTGATCGTCGACGACTCGGGCCTGGCCGCAGTACTGGACTGGGAGCTGGTGCACCTCGGCGAGGTGTACGAGGACCTGGCCTGGTTCTGCATCCGGGCCTGGCGGTTCGGGGCACCGGCCGACCTTGGGGCGGGCGGTCTGGGCAGCATCGAGAGCTTCCTGAACGCCTACGAGGAAGCCGGCGGGCTGACGTTGGACCGGTCGGCGATCCGCTGGTGGCTCGTACTCGCCACGCTGCGCTGGGGCGTCATCTGCCGCTACCAGGCCGAGCGCCATCTGAGCGGGCAGACCCGATCGGTGGAGCTGGCGACCATCGGCCGTCGCGTGTGCGAAACCGAGTGGGACCTGTTGTGTCTGCTGGACGGGAGCAGCTGGTGA
- a CDS encoding acyl-CoA dehydrogenase family protein produces MDFALPDHLSTVLAEMDEFIEAEIKPLEREHMQYFDQRREYARTDWENGGVPTRAWEDLLDEMRRRADAAGWLRYGLPARFGGRDGSNLDMAVIREHLAHKGLGLHNDLQDESSIVGNFPQVIMMDRFGTEAQKAEWVEAMLTGKRSMAFGLTEPDHGSDATWLETTAVQDGEGWVINGRKRWNTGVHRATHDLIFARTSGDPGQARGISAFLVPTDAPGFTVPFYWWTFNMPTDHGEVELNNVRVPADAVLGEVDRGLEVGQTFLHENRIRQAASSLGAAQFCIDRAVDYANRRMVFGKPLAVNQAVQWPLVELQTEAQMVRLLVRYAATQLDQNHHMEVSDKVSMANYRANRLVCEAADWAMQVHGGIGYSRHEPFEHIYRHHRRYRITEGAEEIQMRRVAQRLFGFGKAKR; encoded by the coding sequence GTGGATTTCGCTTTGCCCGACCATCTTTCAACTGTGCTTGCCGAGATGGACGAGTTCATCGAGGCCGAGATCAAGCCGCTTGAGCGCGAGCACATGCAGTACTTCGACCAGCGCCGCGAGTACGCCCGCACCGACTGGGAGAACGGCGGGGTGCCCACCCGGGCCTGGGAGGACCTGCTCGACGAGATGCGTCGACGTGCCGATGCCGCCGGTTGGCTGCGCTACGGCCTGCCCGCCCGGTTCGGGGGACGCGACGGCAGCAATCTGGACATGGCCGTCATCCGAGAACACCTGGCACATAAGGGTCTGGGGTTGCACAACGACCTGCAGGACGAGTCGTCGATCGTCGGGAACTTCCCGCAGGTGATCATGATGGACCGCTTCGGCACCGAGGCGCAGAAGGCCGAATGGGTCGAGGCGATGCTCACCGGCAAGCGGTCGATGGCTTTTGGGTTGACCGAGCCCGACCACGGTTCGGATGCCACCTGGTTGGAGACCACGGCAGTGCAGGACGGCGAGGGATGGGTCATCAACGGCCGCAAGCGGTGGAACACCGGAGTGCACCGTGCCACTCATGATCTGATCTTCGCCCGGACCTCCGGGGATCCTGGACAGGCGCGTGGCATCAGCGCATTCCTGGTGCCCACCGACGCGCCGGGATTCACCGTCCCGTTCTATTGGTGGACGTTCAACATGCCCACCGATCACGGCGAGGTCGAGCTGAACAACGTCCGGGTGCCGGCCGACGCGGTGCTCGGCGAGGTCGACCGGGGGCTGGAGGTCGGGCAGACGTTCCTGCACGAGAACCGGATTCGTCAGGCCGCCAGTAGCCTGGGCGCCGCCCAGTTCTGCATCGACCGCGCTGTGGACTACGCCAACCGGCGCATGGTGTTCGGCAAGCCGCTGGCGGTGAACCAGGCCGTGCAGTGGCCGCTGGTGGAATTGCAGACCGAGGCGCAGATGGTCAGGCTGCTGGTCCGATACGCCGCAACGCAACTGGACCAGAACCACCACATGGAGGTGTCCGACAAGGTCTCGATGGCCAACTACCGCGCCAACCGCTTGGTGTGTGAGGCCGCCGACTGGGCCATGCAGGTGCACGGCGGCATCGGCTACAGCCGTCACGAACCGTTCGAGCACATCTACCGGCACCACCGGCGCTATCGCATCACCGAAGGTGCCGAGGAGATCCAGATGCGCCGAGTGGCGCAGCGGCTGTTCGGTTTCGGCAAGGCCAAGCGGTGA
- a CDS encoding TetR/AcrR family transcriptional regulator: protein MTAAELGTKGRQTRSAIELAARKLFAERGFHGTTLSDITSAAGKSPAVFYRYFTDKEDLLAALAESFLHDVVEPSGLNLHLPDSPDDTEFFTTVVTGYWNIFKQNIGIMIAVAQLAATQQRFADVQNKFRRFGIDIVIASVHHAQGQGHAQGLQPEHVGAAIALLFENFTTVFVGHSGLGIEISDAEAITTLSTIWKKTLYGF from the coding sequence ATGACCGCTGCCGAGCTGGGCACCAAGGGCCGCCAGACGCGGTCGGCCATCGAGCTGGCTGCGCGGAAACTGTTCGCCGAGCGTGGCTTTCACGGCACCACCTTGTCCGACATCACCTCGGCCGCGGGCAAGAGTCCGGCGGTGTTCTATCGGTATTTCACCGACAAAGAGGATCTGCTGGCGGCGTTGGCCGAATCGTTTCTGCACGACGTCGTCGAACCGTCCGGGCTGAACCTGCACCTGCCGGACTCCCCCGACGACACCGAGTTCTTCACCACGGTGGTGACCGGCTACTGGAACATCTTCAAGCAGAACATCGGCATCATGATCGCGGTCGCCCAACTGGCGGCCACCCAGCAGCGATTCGCCGACGTCCAGAACAAGTTCCGCCGGTTCGGTATCGACATCGTCATCGCGTCGGTGCACCACGCCCAAGGGCAGGGCCACGCTCAGGGACTGCAGCCAGAACACGTGGGCGCGGCCATCGCCTTGCTGTTCGAGAACTTCACCACGGTATTCGTCGGCCATTCCGGGCTCGGCATCGAGATCAGCGATGCCGAGGCCATCACCACCCTGTCCACAATCTGGAAGAAGACCCTGTACGGCTTCTGA
- a CDS encoding hydroxymethylglutaryl-CoA lyase: MKLPDKVDIREVCLRDGLQIETPIPLSAKIAILEAIVATGVREVEATAFVSPSKVPALADAAELAQELHRFPEVEFSALVASPNGAKRAIAAGLRSIEYVVSASDAHSHANVGRPSAEATAQIADIVAIAADTDTSVEVIIATAWDCPFDGPTDPQRVLDIASAAVNFGVNRIAIADTIGTTTPRRVSSLIEKVRPLIGTLPLGAHFHNTRGAGLASAYAAVQAGVTRLDASVGGLGGCPFAPGASGNIATEDLIYMLRDSDIAVDVELPAAIDAARVAQDAVGHELPSALLRAGDRILG; encoded by the coding sequence ATGAAACTGCCCGACAAGGTCGATATCCGCGAGGTGTGCCTGCGAGATGGCCTGCAGATCGAGACGCCGATCCCGTTGTCCGCCAAGATCGCGATCCTCGAGGCCATCGTCGCCACCGGAGTACGGGAGGTGGAGGCGACGGCTTTCGTCTCCCCCTCGAAAGTGCCGGCCCTGGCCGACGCGGCCGAACTCGCACAAGAGCTCCACAGGTTTCCCGAGGTCGAGTTCTCCGCACTGGTCGCCAGCCCCAACGGCGCCAAACGCGCCATCGCCGCCGGCCTGCGTTCCATCGAATACGTGGTGTCGGCGTCGGATGCCCACTCCCACGCCAACGTGGGACGCCCCTCGGCGGAGGCCACCGCGCAGATCGCCGACATCGTGGCCATCGCGGCCGACACCGACACCTCGGTGGAGGTGATCATCGCCACCGCGTGGGACTGCCCGTTCGACGGCCCCACCGATCCGCAGCGTGTGCTCGACATCGCCTCGGCTGCAGTCAATTTCGGCGTGAACCGGATAGCCATCGCCGACACCATCGGCACCACCACCCCGCGCCGGGTCAGCTCGTTGATCGAGAAGGTCCGACCGCTGATCGGTACCCTGCCACTGGGCGCGCACTTCCACAACACTCGCGGCGCGGGCCTGGCCAGTGCCTACGCCGCCGTGCAAGCCGGGGTCACCCGCCTGGACGCGTCGGTCGGCGGATTGGGCGGCTGCCCGTTCGCGCCGGGCGCCAGCGGCAACATCGCCACCGAGGACCTGATCTACATGTTGCGCGACAGCGACATCGCCGTCGATGTCGAGCTGCCCGCAGCCATCGACGCGGCCCGCGTCGCCCAGGATGCCGTGGGCCACGAGCTTCCCAGCGCACTGCTGCGGGCCGGCGACCGGATCTTGGGCTGA
- a CDS encoding CaiB/BaiF CoA-transferase family protein, with amino-acid sequence MTTGALDGVRVIELGTLISGPFAGRLLGDMGAEVIKIELPATPDPLRTWGQAELDGHHFFWTVHARNKKAVTLDLRTAQGRDLFLELVEQSDIIVENFRPGTLEKWNLGYDILRDRNKGIILVRVSGYGQTGPDAGKAGYASVAEASSGLRHMNGFPGGPPPRLALSLGDSLAGMFAAQGALAALYRRTVTGEGQVVDTALTESCLAIQESTIPDYDIGGVVRGPSGTRLEGIAPSNIYQSANGSWVVIAANQDTVFRRLCAAMGSPELATDDRFANHVARGRNQDELDKIIGDWAARRQPEEIIETLSQAGVISGPINTVAEVMQDPQLQARGMLADHWDERVQRNVKGPGVVPVLSESPGTIRNAGSARPGQHNDEVYGGLLGRSAQDLETLRAEGVL; translated from the coding sequence ATGACCACCGGCGCCCTCGACGGGGTGCGGGTGATCGAGCTCGGCACACTGATCTCGGGGCCGTTCGCCGGCAGACTGCTCGGCGACATGGGCGCCGAGGTCATCAAGATCGAACTGCCGGCCACCCCGGATCCGCTGCGCACCTGGGGTCAGGCCGAACTCGACGGACACCACTTCTTCTGGACTGTGCACGCCCGCAACAAGAAGGCCGTCACCCTGGACCTTCGGACTGCTCAGGGCCGGGATCTGTTTCTCGAGCTGGTCGAGCAGTCGGACATCATCGTGGAGAACTTCCGGCCCGGCACCCTGGAGAAGTGGAATCTGGGCTACGACATTCTGCGCGACCGCAATAAGGGCATCATCCTGGTGCGGGTCTCCGGATACGGGCAGACCGGGCCGGACGCCGGCAAGGCCGGCTATGCCTCGGTGGCCGAGGCGTCGAGCGGGCTGCGGCACATGAACGGGTTTCCCGGCGGTCCCCCGCCGCGGCTGGCCCTGTCGCTGGGCGACAGCCTGGCCGGCATGTTCGCCGCCCAGGGCGCGCTGGCCGCGCTGTACCGCCGCACTGTCACCGGCGAGGGCCAGGTCGTCGACACCGCACTAACCGAAAGTTGCCTGGCGATACAGGAATCCACCATTCCCGACTACGACATCGGCGGCGTGGTGCGCGGGCCGTCGGGCACGCGGCTGGAAGGCATCGCTCCGTCCAACATCTACCAGAGCGCCAACGGCAGCTGGGTGGTGATCGCGGCCAACCAGGACACCGTGTTCCGCCGGCTGTGCGCGGCGATGGGCAGCCCGGAGCTGGCGACCGACGATCGATTCGCCAATCACGTTGCCCGGGGACGCAACCAGGATGAGCTGGACAAGATCATCGGTGATTGGGCGGCGCGGCGGCAGCCGGAAGAGATCATCGAGACCCTGTCACAAGCCGGAGTCATCAGCGGGCCGATCAACACCGTGGCCGAGGTCATGCAGGATCCGCAACTGCAGGCCCGCGGCATGCTCGCCGATCATTGGGACGAACGCGTGCAGCGCAACGTCAAGGGCCCCGGCGTCGTTCCGGTGCTCTCCGAGTCACCCGGCACGATCCGCAACGCCGGCTCAGCCCGGCCCGGCCAGCACAACGACGAGGTGTACGGCGGCCTGCTCGGGCGCAGTGCACAAGACCTGGAAACCCTGCGCGCCGAGGGGGTGCTGTGA
- a CDS encoding S9 family peptidase has translation MTTVEAPVKHEYNRIPYLVAYQNNSSVRDVYGGVAELVVLESYLLKPKDKPSDTVLVFMHPIGGGAYLPMINALARAGHHVIYCNSRFRGTDSALLMEKVVEDLGECIKDAKNRLGYDKVVLAGWSGGGSLSVFYQQQAQNPTVTASPSGDGPDLTKLGLIPADGIMLLAAHISRHGTMTEWMDASILDEHDPTKRDPELDLYNPDNPNQPPYTPEFLERYHQAQIARNRRITKWVKEKLAELSEKGRPDDEFAFVVHGTMADPRWLDPSVDPNDRKPGTCYLGDPQVVNMSPVGLARFCTLRSWLSQWSYDDANGDAVKAGPDIAVPALVIGNLADDACTPSHTRRLYEAIGHSDKEMHEIPGANHYYSGPDQRGTLRQAVSICTDWLHRHGFGGQERSDRGLAQSL, from the coding sequence ATGACAACTGTTGAAGCACCTGTGAAGCACGAGTACAACCGCATCCCGTATCTGGTTGCCTACCAGAACAACTCGTCCGTACGCGATGTGTACGGCGGGGTGGCCGAGCTGGTCGTGCTGGAGAGCTATCTGCTCAAGCCGAAGGACAAGCCCTCCGACACCGTTCTGGTGTTCATGCACCCCATCGGCGGCGGTGCGTACCTGCCGATGATCAATGCGCTGGCCCGCGCTGGGCACCATGTCATCTACTGCAACAGCCGGTTCCGCGGCACCGACTCGGCATTGCTCATGGAGAAGGTAGTCGAGGATCTCGGCGAGTGCATCAAGGATGCCAAGAACCGGCTCGGCTACGACAAGGTGGTACTGGCCGGCTGGAGCGGCGGCGGTTCGCTGTCGGTGTTCTACCAGCAGCAGGCGCAGAACCCCACCGTGACGGCGAGCCCCTCCGGGGACGGGCCGGACCTGACCAAGCTGGGGTTGATACCGGCCGACGGAATCATGCTGCTGGCCGCGCATATCAGCCGCCACGGCACCATGACCGAATGGATGGACGCCTCCATCCTCGACGAGCACGATCCCACCAAGCGGGACCCCGAGCTGGATCTGTACAACCCCGATAATCCGAACCAGCCGCCGTACACACCGGAGTTCCTGGAGCGTTACCACCAGGCCCAGATCGCCCGGAATCGGCGAATCACCAAGTGGGTCAAAGAAAAGCTGGCGGAACTCTCCGAAAAGGGGCGTCCCGATGACGAGTTCGCCTTCGTCGTGCACGGCACCATGGCCGACCCGCGCTGGCTCGACCCGAGCGTCGACCCGAACGATCGCAAACCCGGCACGTGTTATCTGGGAGATCCTCAGGTGGTCAACATGAGCCCGGTCGGTCTGGCCCGCTTCTGCACGCTGCGCAGCTGGCTGTCCCAATGGAGCTACGACGACGCCAACGGTGACGCGGTCAAGGCCGGGCCGGATATCGCGGTCCCCGCCCTGGTGATCGGCAACCTGGCCGACGACGCCTGCACCCCCAGCCACACCCGCCGGCTGTACGAGGCGATCGGTCATTCCGACAAGGAGATGCACGAGATCCCCGGCGCCAACCACTACTACTCGGGTCCGGATCAGCGCGGCACCCTGCGCCAAGCTGTGAGCATCTGCACGGATTGGCTGCACCGACACGGATTCGGCGGGCAGGAGCGAAGCGACCGGGGATTGGCGCAGTCGCTATGA
- a CDS encoding homogentisate 1,2-dioxygenase translates to MESFVHLRKGKTPKRVHADLDGLKDDELGRGGFVGRTANMYRRNDPTAYRTVGPLRPTDVLSTELKPSDATDAQGGPLLMFSNADCQVLLSRRTEEMPFFVRYVDGDLLLFVHKGSGLLETEFGPLRYREGDWVYIPKACTFRQVPDSESTWLMIQATDDFRVPPAGTLGRHFPFDPAQVTIPEPAPIDDDGREEYEVRLIHEGGPTSLFYQHNPLDVEGWRGDNFPFTFNIEDYTVITSESVHLPPTVHLFMQATGVYVMNFLPKPAESVPGTERTPWYHRNVDYDEIAFFHGGTLYGIPMPPGLVSHAPQGVHHGAPEKARERARRKFDDYDRVDWSVIAIDTRRRLIPSAEILANDLGQH, encoded by the coding sequence ATGGAATCATTCGTCCACCTGCGTAAAGGCAAGACCCCGAAGCGGGTGCATGCCGACCTCGACGGCCTCAAGGACGACGAACTTGGCCGCGGCGGGTTCGTCGGCCGCACCGCCAACATGTACCGGCGGAACGACCCGACCGCCTACCGCACCGTCGGCCCCCTACGCCCCACCGACGTGTTGTCCACCGAGCTCAAGCCCAGCGACGCCACCGACGCACAGGGCGGCCCGCTGCTGATGTTCTCCAACGCCGACTGCCAGGTGCTGCTGAGCCGCCGTACCGAGGAGATGCCGTTCTTCGTCCGCTACGTCGACGGTGACCTGCTGTTGTTCGTCCACAAGGGTTCAGGCCTGCTGGAGACCGAGTTCGGCCCCCTGCGCTACCGCGAGGGCGACTGGGTCTACATCCCGAAGGCCTGCACGTTCCGCCAAGTGCCCGACAGCGAGAGTACGTGGCTCATGATCCAGGCCACCGACGATTTCCGGGTTCCGCCGGCCGGGACACTGGGACGGCACTTCCCGTTCGACCCGGCGCAGGTCACCATCCCTGAACCGGCACCGATCGACGACGACGGCCGGGAGGAGTACGAGGTTCGCCTCATCCATGAAGGTGGCCCGACTTCGCTGTTCTACCAACACAATCCGCTCGACGTGGAAGGCTGGCGGGGCGACAACTTCCCGTTCACCTTCAATATCGAGGACTACACCGTCATCACCTCAGAGAGCGTGCACCTGCCGCCGACCGTGCATCTCTTCATGCAGGCCACCGGCGTGTACGTGATGAACTTCCTGCCCAAACCAGCCGAGAGCGTGCCAGGTACCGAGCGCACCCCGTGGTATCACCGCAACGTCGACTACGACGAGATCGCCTTCTTCCACGGCGGAACGCTGTACGGCATCCCGATGCCGCCCGGTCTGGTTTCCCATGCACCGCAGGGCGTTCACCACGGGGCACCCGAGAAGGCGCGGGAGCGCGCCCGCCGCAAGTTCGACGACTATGACCGGGTCGACTGGTCGGTGATCGCCATCGACACCCGACGTCGTCTCATCCCGTCCGCCGAAATCCTCGCCAACGATCTGGGGCAGCACTAG
- a CDS encoding type 1 glutamine amidotransferase domain-containing protein, which produces MRKELEGRRVGILAADGVERIELEQPRAAVENEGGHVELLSLKAGEIQARDHDLEPAGTFPVDRTVAEAKVDQFDALILPGGTVNPDKLRLDETAVAFVRDFVNSGKPVAAICHGPWTLVEAGVVRDRTLTSYPSIRTDLRNAGATVVDRQVCVDGNLITSRAPGDLPAFCEAITEVLACSPAQT; this is translated from the coding sequence ATGAGAAAGGAATTGGAAGGCCGCAGGGTCGGGATCCTTGCCGCCGACGGTGTGGAGCGCATTGAACTCGAACAACCACGCGCGGCCGTCGAGAACGAGGGCGGCCACGTCGAGCTGCTGTCGCTCAAAGCCGGCGAGATCCAGGCCCGTGATCATGATCTCGAACCGGCAGGCACTTTTCCGGTGGATCGCACCGTCGCCGAGGCGAAGGTCGATCAGTTCGACGCGCTGATCCTGCCCGGGGGGACGGTGAACCCGGACAAGTTGAGGCTCGACGAGACCGCCGTGGCGTTCGTCCGCGATTTCGTCAATTCGGGTAAGCCCGTCGCGGCCATCTGCCACGGACCGTGGACCCTGGTGGAAGCAGGCGTGGTTCGCGACCGCACGCTGACCAGCTACCCGAGTATCCGCACCGACCTTCGCAACGCCGGTGCCACCGTGGTGGATCGGCAGGTCTGTGTCGATGGCAATCTCATCACCAGCCGCGCCCCGGGCGATCTGCCCGCGTTCTGCGAGGCGATCACCGAGGTATTGGCGTGTAGTCCGGCGCAGACCTGA
- a CDS encoding multicopper oxidase family protein has translation MLTTTAMGAGGLLASAAFGRADPAPFWPDTDHDQPTLPDYSFVGFHSPRLQKYVDPLPILPRRPLGGQIIAAEHEHQFHRDMLPARSWGFDGASHLGPVIEVERGDDTVTTFVNGLGHHILAEYIDHRVHGARKEHAHHPPLVIHLHGAPNRPVDDGYPTSCMAPGQSVNYCFANELEATSLWYHDHSMGLTRLNVYAGLAAPYWIRDEFDTGAEENPLGLPAGEHEVPLVISDKVFYRNGGMRYNSVRTPIFERLWGGGLAGDVIVVNGKAWPKLMVDRGVYRFRIVQASQLNDYRISFSNRMPFWVIGSDGGLLDEPVLVGALDMAAGERYDILVDFSGFAPGDAVEMINLMQISLFGQMPGGAAVREVMEFEATDKPGRYTSIPDTLRGTAGKPPALPPLSQPSEVSNHTLNSSLYTKGLLMSWIMMNIDNLMFDSPDVDEAPQGTVQMWNLINADATIQVHAIHLHLIQFRVIGRQNYDHPRYAVEQGMHIRVGKRWAPSAEDYVSGPLQPPAPYETGWKDTVRCPRGQITRILVRWPTAQELGFDPDAIFNGPDGSALRGYVWHCHMLDHEDHEMMRQLRVIDPAAPDQSMPDTNGGHHRHHH, from the coding sequence ATGTTGACCACGACCGCCATGGGCGCGGGCGGGCTACTCGCCAGCGCCGCATTCGGTCGCGCGGACCCCGCGCCGTTCTGGCCTGACACCGACCACGACCAACCGACGCTGCCGGACTACTCCTTCGTCGGCTTCCATTCACCACGCTTGCAGAAATACGTCGATCCGCTGCCGATCCTGCCGCGTCGACCCCTGGGCGGCCAGATCATCGCCGCCGAGCACGAGCATCAATTCCACCGGGACATGTTGCCCGCTCGCAGTTGGGGTTTCGACGGGGCCAGCCACCTCGGCCCGGTCATCGAGGTAGAACGCGGCGACGATACGGTCACGACATTCGTCAACGGCCTCGGCCACCACATCCTGGCCGAGTACATCGACCATCGCGTGCACGGCGCTCGCAAGGAACACGCACATCATCCCCCGCTGGTCATCCACCTGCACGGCGCCCCGAACCGGCCCGTCGACGATGGCTACCCGACCTCGTGCATGGCGCCGGGCCAAAGTGTCAACTACTGCTTCGCCAACGAATTGGAGGCCACATCGCTGTGGTACCACGACCATTCGATGGGATTGACGCGCCTCAACGTCTACGCCGGCCTGGCCGCGCCCTACTGGATCCGCGACGAATTCGACACCGGCGCCGAGGAAAATCCCCTGGGGCTGCCGGCGGGTGAGCACGAGGTTCCGCTGGTGATCTCGGACAAGGTCTTCTATCGCAACGGCGGCATGCGCTACAACAGTGTCCGCACACCGATATTCGAGCGTCTCTGGGGTGGTGGACTGGCCGGAGACGTCATCGTGGTGAACGGCAAAGCCTGGCCGAAGTTGATGGTCGACCGTGGCGTATACCGCTTTCGGATCGTGCAAGCGTCCCAGCTCAACGACTACCGGATCAGCTTCTCCAACAGGATGCCGTTCTGGGTGATCGGCAGCGACGGTGGGCTGCTCGACGAGCCGGTGCTGGTCGGCGCATTGGACATGGCAGCGGGTGAGCGCTACGACATCCTGGTCGATTTCTCCGGCTTCGCTCCCGGCGATGCCGTGGAAATGATCAACCTGATGCAGATCTCGTTGTTCGGCCAGATGCCGGGCGGCGCCGCAGTGCGCGAGGTGATGGAGTTCGAGGCGACCGACAAGCCGGGTAGATACACCTCGATTCCCGACACCCTGCGCGGCACAGCTGGCAAACCGCCTGCACTGCCGCCACTTTCGCAACCGAGCGAAGTCTCGAACCACACACTGAACAGCAGTCTCTACACCAAAGGCCTGCTGATGTCGTGGATCATGATGAACATCGACAACCTGATGTTCGACAGCCCCGACGTCGACGAGGCCCCACAGGGCACCGTCCAGATGTGGAACCTGATCAACGCCGATGCCACCATCCAGGTACACGCAATTCACCTGCACCTCATCCAGTTCCGGGTGATCGGCAGACAGAACTACGATCATCCACGCTATGCGGTGGAGCAAGGAATGCACATCCGCGTCGGCAAGCGGTGGGCGCCGTCGGCCGAAGACTATGTGAGCGGGCCATTGCAGCCGCCCGCACCATACGAGACAGGCTGGAAGGACACCGTACGCTGCCCACGCGGTCAGATCACCCGCATCCTGGTGCGCTGGCCCACCGCCCAAGAACTCGGGTTCGACCCGGACGCGATCTTCAACGGACCTGACGGCAGTGCATTACGCGGCTATGTGTGGCACTGCCACATGCTCGACCACGAGGACCACGAGATGATGCGCCAGCTCCGCGTCATCGATCCGGCGGCCCCCGATCAGTCCATGCCCGACACGAACGGTGGGCATCATCGTCACCACCATTGA
- a CDS encoding TetR/AcrR family transcriptional regulator gives MPTPRTHGGNRLSVDDWIQAGYSLLTEDGLQALKVDRLCDRLGVTKGSFYWHFSDMAAYRAALIESWGSQRGEEHRVYSDIKDHPPRERLSMMITALVSPRHWKLERTMREWARADATVAASVDASDRRVMRAVRQAFVELGFSADEAELRAGTTFAAGVGFLQLAGSKPLPLTAPQRERFLDFMVRP, from the coding sequence ATGCCCACCCCTCGCACCCATGGTGGCAACCGGCTGTCCGTGGACGACTGGATCCAGGCGGGATATTCACTGCTGACCGAAGACGGCTTGCAGGCCCTCAAAGTTGACCGACTCTGCGACCGGCTCGGCGTCACCAAGGGCAGTTTCTACTGGCATTTCAGCGATATGGCGGCGTACCGCGCCGCGCTGATCGAATCCTGGGGGAGTCAGCGCGGCGAAGAGCATCGCGTTTACAGCGACATCAAGGATCATCCGCCCCGTGAGCGGCTGTCGATGATGATCACCGCGTTGGTGAGCCCCCGGCACTGGAAGCTGGAGCGCACCATGCGCGAGTGGGCTCGCGCCGACGCCACCGTGGCTGCGAGCGTGGACGCATCGGACCGGCGGGTCATGCGCGCGGTGCGGCAGGCCTTTGTCGAGTTGGGATTCAGTGCCGATGAGGCCGAACTGCGTGCCGGCACCACGTTCGCGGCAGGCGTCGGCTTTCTGCAGCTGGCCGGGTCAAAACCGTTACCGCTCACCGCACCTCAGCGAGAACGCTTTCTGGACTTCATGGTCAGGCCCTGA